In one Sphingobacterium daejeonense genomic region, the following are encoded:
- a CDS encoding deoxyribodipyrimidine photo-lyase, which yields MSKKVVLVWFRNDLRLHDNEVLSEAINKSDLIIPIYFFDPRYYSKNKFHNYKTGVKRAQFQLESVSHLKEKLQSMDSDLMTFVGKPEEILPKLCAKYEVMEVYHHREVASRETQISELVESALWENKINLRHFIGHTLFHKEDLPFPIKDIPDKFNIFRKKIERESSVRNPLDAPTSIQSPQHLEQTSIPSLQDLGFSEDEIIQMPKKDMEGGEDIAFEKLNTVLDPNYAGNENFSLISPYIAVGSLSPIFVYHRMQSSGLSQNKKRYDRLMTMLLWRDYFRFMLKKYPNIFFKINGNNPAAKNPESIDQDLVAKWSSANTGKEAVDDSIQTLLTTGNITYAERRLISKYFTQDIGSNWLAGASFFEEHLLDFAPATTYGFWSHMAAVGTSEKENSCSDWQELAKRFYVSK from the coding sequence ATGAGCAAAAAAGTAGTTCTTGTTTGGTTTAGAAATGATTTAAGGCTCCATGACAATGAAGTTTTGTCAGAAGCTATTAATAAATCCGACTTGATTATTCCCATTTACTTCTTCGACCCACGTTATTACAGCAAAAACAAATTCCATAATTATAAGACTGGAGTAAAAAGGGCACAATTCCAATTGGAATCCGTCTCTCATCTTAAAGAGAAATTGCAATCCATGGATAGTGACCTTATGACTTTTGTAGGTAAACCTGAAGAAATCCTTCCCAAGCTATGTGCTAAATACGAAGTAATGGAAGTTTACCATCACCGTGAGGTCGCTTCTCGTGAAACGCAAATATCTGAATTGGTAGAATCAGCACTCTGGGAAAACAAAATAAATCTAAGGCATTTTATTGGACACACCCTATTCCATAAAGAGGATCTGCCCTTCCCGATCAAAGACATACCAGACAAATTCAATATTTTCAGAAAAAAAATTGAAAGGGAAAGCTCTGTACGCAATCCATTGGATGCACCAACCTCTATCCAGAGCCCTCAACATTTAGAACAAACATCGATACCTTCTCTTCAAGATTTAGGATTCTCAGAAGACGAAATCATCCAAATGCCTAAAAAAGACATGGAAGGTGGGGAAGATATTGCTTTTGAAAAATTAAACACAGTCTTGGACCCAAATTATGCTGGAAATGAAAATTTCTCGCTTATATCTCCATATATAGCTGTAGGATCCTTATCTCCAATATTTGTTTACCATAGAATGCAATCTTCCGGATTGAGTCAAAACAAAAAAAGATATGATAGGCTTATGACTATGCTCCTATGGAGAGATTATTTTCGCTTTATGCTCAAAAAATATCCAAACATATTTTTTAAGATTAACGGAAATAATCCAGCAGCGAAAAACCCAGAGTCTATTGACCAAGATTTAGTGGCGAAATGGTCTTCTGCAAATACTGGTAAAGAAGCTGTAGATGACAGCATACAAACATTGCTTACAACAGGTAACATCACCTATGCTGAAAGAAGACTGATCTCAAAATATTTCACCCAAGATATTGGATCCAATTGGCTTGCTGGAGCTAGCTTCTTTGAAGAACATCTATTGGATTTTGCGCCTGCAACAACTTATGGGTTTTGGTCTCATATGGCCGCTGTAGGAACAAGTGAAAAGGAAAACAGCTGCTCGGACTGGCAAGAACTCGCAAAAAGATTCTATGTTTCAAAATAA
- a CDS encoding LTA synthase family protein yields the protein MIKLKGWFGPYLAMAIRLGLMLLLYTFLRLGFYGFNASQFPQVAVGELLFMLAGGVKFDIVALLYINILYILLESIPVPFKYSPKYSQVKKWVFVITNSIGVALNLVDFAYYPFTLKRTTGTVFSQFSNEENMMRLFLDFGLEYWYLILLFGVIVWGIIKLYDLISVERPVVINWKFYSVHLGLLLLVAFLFVGGVRGGWAHSTRPITLSNAGDYVKSPEEMNIVLNTPFSILKTLKAVTLKEQHFYSEEELNKIYPVIHQPKDSSAFKKLNVVVLILESFGKEHIGFFNKELDNGSYKGYTPFLDSLIQQSYTFTRSYANGRKSIDALPSVITGVPSIGEPFVLSIYSGNKTTSLAKLLADEGYETSFFHGAPNGSMGFSAYMQLAGIQNYYGKNEYNNDSDFDGMWGIWDEPFMQYMAKEMDQMKEPFFSSFFSLSSHHPFKVPEQFAGKFPKGTLPLHEPLGYADYALKRFFETASKSPWYQNTLFVICADHASMSHFKEYNTMPNSFAIPIVFYYPGGELKGVSDKLVQQIDIMPTVLNYLHYDKPYFSFGFDAFSPDRNNFVVSNIGNIYNFFKGDYFMTYGNQEITSLYNLKEDKFLNNDLKGKSPLVQDSLLKDLEAFMQQYNNRMIHNKLVAD from the coding sequence ATGATTAAGCTAAAAGGGTGGTTTGGGCCATATCTGGCAATGGCAATTCGTTTGGGATTGATGCTATTGCTATATACTTTTTTGAGGCTTGGATTTTATGGTTTCAATGCTTCACAATTTCCACAAGTTGCTGTCGGGGAACTGCTATTCATGTTGGCAGGAGGTGTTAAATTTGACATCGTTGCCCTTCTATATATTAATATATTATATATCCTCCTTGAGTCGATACCTGTTCCTTTTAAATATAGTCCAAAATATTCTCAGGTGAAAAAATGGGTTTTTGTAATCACTAATAGTATTGGTGTTGCCCTGAACCTCGTTGATTTTGCATATTATCCATTTACGCTCAAAAGAACCACTGGAACAGTTTTCAGTCAGTTTTCAAATGAAGAAAATATGATGAGATTATTCCTGGATTTTGGATTGGAATATTGGTACCTCATCTTGTTATTTGGTGTTATTGTATGGGGAATAATCAAACTTTATGATTTAATAAGTGTTGAACGTCCGGTTGTTATCAATTGGAAATTTTATTCCGTTCATTTAGGATTGTTATTATTAGTAGCATTTTTATTTGTTGGTGGTGTAAGAGGTGGCTGGGCTCATAGTACTAGACCAATTACATTGAGCAATGCCGGCGATTATGTGAAATCTCCAGAGGAAATGAATATTGTTCTCAATACTCCATTTTCAATACTTAAGACATTAAAAGCTGTTACTCTTAAGGAGCAACATTTCTATTCTGAAGAGGAATTGAATAAGATTTATCCAGTCATTCATCAGCCAAAAGATTCTTCAGCATTCAAGAAATTAAATGTTGTTGTTTTGATACTTGAGAGTTTCGGTAAGGAACACATTGGTTTTTTTAATAAAGAATTGGATAATGGATCTTATAAAGGGTACACGCCATTTTTAGATTCACTAATTCAACAATCCTATACTTTTACCCGGTCATACGCAAATGGTCGGAAATCGATTGATGCCTTACCCTCCGTTATCACTGGGGTTCCCTCGATTGGCGAACCATTTGTTCTATCGATTTATTCAGGGAATAAGACGACAAGTCTAGCGAAATTATTGGCTGATGAGGGATATGAAACTTCCTTTTTCCATGGTGCTCCGAATGGTAGCATGGGATTTTCAGCTTATATGCAATTGGCAGGGATTCAAAATTACTATGGTAAAAACGAGTACAATAATGATTCTGATTTTGATGGGATGTGGGGGATTTGGGATGAGCCATTTATGCAATATATGGCCAAGGAAATGGATCAAATGAAAGAACCTTTCTTCTCAAGTTTTTTTTCTCTTTCCTCGCATCATCCATTTAAAGTTCCTGAACAGTTTGCAGGCAAATTTCCTAAAGGCACCTTGCCACTTCATGAACCTCTAGGCTATGCGGATTATGCATTAAAGAGGTTTTTTGAAACGGCATCCAAAAGTCCCTGGTATCAGAATACCTTATTTGTGATTTGTGCTGACCATGCCAGCATGAGCCATTTTAAGGAATACAATACCATGCCGAATTCATTTGCGATCCCTATCGTATTTTATTATCCGGGCGGAGAATTAAAAGGCGTGTCTGACAAATTAGTTCAGCAAATTGATATTATGCCTACTGTGTTAAATTATCTTCACTATGATAAGCCATATTTTTCATTTGGATTTGATGCATTCTCCCCAGACAGAAACAATTTTGTTGTCAGTAATATTGGCAATATCTACAATTTTTTCAAGGGGGATTATTTTATGACCTATGGTAACCAAGAGATCACTTCTTTATACAACCTTAAGGAAGATAAATTTTTGAATAATGACCTCAAAGGGAAGTCACCATTAGTACAAGATTCTCTATTAAAGGATTTGGAAGCTTTTATGCAACAATACAATAATCGGATGATCCATAACAAGTTGGTTGCGGATTAA
- a CDS encoding UbiD family decarboxylase, whose amino-acid sequence MGYKSLQECVVDLERNGQLIRIKEKVDPYLEMASIHMRVYDAQGPALYFENVKGSKFPAVSNLFGTLERSKFMVRDTLDHVKNLVDVKMNPMSVLKKPLQYAGSSMVALGALPWKKKSSAPILYGQTKISALPQIVNWPMDGGAFVTMPQVYTEDISKPGIMNANLGMYRIQLGGNDYIQDQEVGLHYQLHRGIGIHQTKANELGKPLKVSIFVGGPPSHPLSAVMPLPEGLSEMLFAGALGNRRFRYFYDEEGFCISADADFVITGTVYPNENKPEGPFGDHIGYYSLVHPFPLMKVHKVYHRKDPIWSFTVVGRPPQEDTSFGALIHEITGNAIPQQIGGLHAVNAVDPAGVHPLLFAIGSERYTPYQKVERPQEVLTIANQILGTNQLSLAKYLFISAFEDNPKLDIHNIRDFFTHIFERIDLSRDLHFLTNTTIDTLDYTGDGLNAGSKVTFAAVGDKKRDLIKELPSNLDLPRPFNNIKLALPGIVVVDGQSFTSYEEESKILGDWCEAAKDCDWNGIQLIVLADDAGFAAENENNFVWVTFTRSNPAYDIYGIDSFTSHKHWGCHGPVIIDARSKPHHAPDLIKDPAVERRVDELGAKGGSLHGII is encoded by the coding sequence ATGGGATATAAAAGTTTACAGGAATGTGTTGTTGACCTGGAGAGGAATGGTCAATTGATTCGGATAAAAGAAAAGGTAGATCCATATTTGGAAATGGCTTCAATCCATATGCGGGTTTATGATGCTCAAGGTCCTGCCCTTTATTTTGAAAATGTGAAAGGGTCAAAGTTTCCAGCGGTTTCAAATTTGTTTGGAACGCTCGAGCGATCCAAGTTCATGGTTCGTGATACATTGGATCATGTGAAGAATCTCGTTGATGTCAAGATGAATCCGATGTCCGTATTAAAGAAGCCTTTGCAATATGCAGGTTCTTCAATGGTTGCATTAGGTGCCTTGCCTTGGAAAAAGAAGTCTTCAGCGCCAATTTTATATGGGCAGACCAAAATTTCTGCACTTCCTCAAATCGTTAACTGGCCAATGGATGGTGGTGCATTCGTCACGATGCCTCAAGTCTATACTGAAGACATCAGCAAACCGGGGATTATGAATGCAAACTTAGGAATGTATCGTATTCAGCTTGGTGGGAATGATTATATACAGGATCAAGAAGTTGGTTTGCATTATCAATTGCACCGAGGTATTGGTATCCACCAGACCAAAGCCAATGAACTAGGGAAACCATTAAAGGTAAGTATATTTGTTGGTGGTCCGCCTTCACACCCGCTTTCGGCGGTTATGCCCTTGCCTGAAGGTCTTTCTGAAATGTTGTTTGCAGGGGCATTGGGAAATCGCAGGTTTCGCTACTTTTATGATGAAGAGGGTTTTTGCATATCAGCGGATGCTGATTTTGTGATAACAGGTACGGTCTATCCTAATGAAAACAAGCCTGAAGGGCCATTTGGCGACCATATTGGCTACTACTCGCTAGTACATCCATTCCCATTGATGAAAGTTCACAAAGTTTATCACCGTAAAGATCCTATTTGGTCATTTACTGTTGTAGGTAGGCCACCACAGGAGGATACTAGTTTTGGAGCTTTAATTCACGAAATTACGGGGAATGCAATTCCACAGCAAATTGGAGGTTTACATGCCGTAAATGCAGTTGACCCTGCAGGAGTGCATCCTTTGTTGTTTGCTATCGGTAGCGAAAGATATACCCCTTATCAAAAGGTAGAACGCCCTCAAGAGGTGTTAACAATTGCCAATCAGATATTGGGTACCAACCAATTGAGCTTAGCTAAATACTTGTTTATATCTGCTTTTGAGGACAATCCAAAATTAGACATTCATAACATCCGTGATTTCTTTACACATATATTTGAAAGAATCGATCTGAGCAGGGATTTACATTTCTTGACCAATACGACCATTGATACCTTGGACTATACGGGAGATGGTCTAAATGCCGGATCTAAAGTGACATTTGCTGCTGTAGGCGACAAAAAAAGGGATTTAATCAAAGAATTACCAAGCAATCTTGACTTGCCTCGGCCATTTAACAATATTAAACTGGCTTTGCCGGGGATCGTAGTTGTAGATGGGCAATCATTTACAAGCTATGAAGAAGAATCAAAAATATTGGGCGACTGGTGCGAAGCAGCGAAAGATTGTGATTGGAACGGAATACAACTTATTGTATTGGCAGATGATGCAGGGTTTGCCGCAGAAAATGAGAATAATTTTGTGTGGGTAACTTTCACAAGATCTAATCCAGCATACGATATTTATGGAATTGACAGTTTTACCTCCCATAAACATTGGGGATGTCATGGTCCAGTTATCATCGATGCAAGGAGTAAGCCACATCACGCCCCTGATTTAATAAAAGATCCAGCAGTGGAAAGAAGGGTAGATGAACTTGGAGCTAAAGGAGGTTCCTTGCATGGAATAATTTAA
- the odhB gene encoding 2-oxoglutarate dehydrogenase complex dihydrolipoyllysine-residue succinyltransferase, with protein MSLEIKVPSVGESITEVTLAQWLKQDGDYVEMDENIAELESDKATFELPAEKAGILRIIAQEGDTLEIGAVVCTIEDGDAPAGSGDAPAKEEAPAAKEEAKPAAKEEADESPETYAAGTASPAAAKILREKGIDPSTIKGTGKDGRITKEDAEKAQAAPAKSEAKPAAPAAAVTPTAPVSKGERVERREKMSSLRKTIAKRLVAVKNETAMLTTFNEVNMQPIMDLRAKYKDIFKEKHGIGLGFMSFFTKAVTTALKEWPAVNARIDENEIVYSDFADVSIAVSAPKGLVVPVIRNADSMSLYEIEKAIAELAGKARDNKLTIEEMTGGTFTITNGGVFGSMMSTPIINAPQSAILGMHNIIQRPVAENGQVVIRPMMYIALSYDHRIIDGRESVSFLVRVKQLLEDPARLLLEV; from the coding sequence ATGAGCTTAGAAATCAAAGTCCCTTCGGTTGGAGAATCAATTACCGAAGTAACCTTGGCCCAATGGCTAAAACAAGATGGTGATTACGTCGAAATGGACGAGAACATTGCCGAGTTAGAATCTGACAAAGCAACGTTTGAATTACCTGCAGAAAAAGCTGGTATCCTACGTATCATTGCACAAGAAGGTGACACACTAGAAATTGGTGCTGTTGTTTGTACAATTGAAGATGGTGATGCTCCTGCTGGCTCTGGAGATGCTCCCGCAAAAGAGGAAGCTCCAGCCGCTAAAGAAGAAGCTAAACCTGCTGCTAAGGAAGAAGCTGATGAAAGTCCAGAAACTTATGCTGCTGGAACTGCATCCCCTGCCGCTGCAAAAATCTTAAGAGAAAAAGGTATTGACCCTTCTACCATAAAAGGAACTGGCAAAGACGGCAGAATCACTAAAGAAGATGCTGAAAAAGCTCAAGCTGCTCCAGCGAAATCTGAAGCTAAGCCTGCAGCACCTGCTGCAGCGGTAACTCCAACTGCTCCAGTTAGCAAAGGTGAACGTGTTGAACGCCGTGAGAAAATGAGCTCATTGCGTAAAACAATCGCTAAACGCCTAGTTGCAGTGAAAAATGAAACCGCAATGTTGACTACCTTCAATGAAGTTAACATGCAACCTATCATGGACCTTCGCGCTAAATACAAAGATATATTTAAAGAAAAACATGGTATCGGACTTGGTTTCATGTCCTTCTTCACTAAAGCAGTAACAACTGCATTGAAAGAATGGCCTGCTGTGAACGCTCGTATCGATGAAAATGAAATCGTTTATTCTGACTTCGCCGATGTTTCTATCGCAGTATCTGCACCTAAAGGTCTGGTAGTACCCGTTATCAGAAATGCTGATTCAATGTCTCTTTATGAAATCGAAAAAGCAATCGCTGAATTAGCAGGTAAAGCACGCGATAACAAATTGACAATTGAAGAAATGACAGGTGGAACTTTCACCATCACAAATGGTGGAGTATTCGGTTCTATGATGTCAACCCCAATTATCAATGCTCCGCAATCAGCAATTTTGGGAATGCACAACATCATCCAAAGACCAGTTGCAGAAAACGGACAAGTAGTGATCCGTCCAATGATGTACATCGCTCTTTCTTACGACCACCGTATAATTGATGGACGTGAATCAGTGAGCTTCTTGGTACGTGTTAAACAATTACTTGAAGACCCAGCTAGATTATTATTGGAAGTTTAA
- a CDS encoding 2-oxoglutarate dehydrogenase E1 component yields MDKLTFLSNADSSYIDGLYQSYKADPNSVDFGWQKFFEGFDFGQTSEGGSVESVEGVSDHALKEINVLNMIHGYRDRGHLFTQTNPVRERRKYYPGKELETFGLSEADMDTVFNAGVEVGLGPAKLRDIRQLIEDTYCSSIGAEFKYIRNPEKIKWLQDHMEADRNQPQYDVDQKKRIFRKLNRAVIFESFLGTKFLGQKRFSLEGAESLIPALDSVIEKGASLGIQEFMIGMAHRGRLNVLANIMGKPYKTIFSEFEGKMYAEEDPELQFGGDVKYHLGYSSDVTTEDGKSIHLSLAPNPSHLETVDPIVEGITRSKIDMKYNGDSSKIAPILIHGDAAIAGQGIVYEVTQMSKLEGYRTGGTIHIVINNQVGFTTNYKDARSGTYCTDVAKISSSPVFHVNGDDAEAVVYAINLAVEYRQKYKTDVYIDLLCYRRYGHNEADEPKFTQPLLYKAIEKHPNPKDVYAKKLVDEKSIDQEYAKNVEKEFKDYLQEQLDIAKKTDKLDDEIPMFGGAWKGLHAAKKADIYEEVDTKVPAKEFLKLANEITTLPKDKKFFRKISKLFEDRAAMVKYDNYDWAMGELMAYATLLDEGKRVRISGQDVQRGTFSHRHAVLTLEDSEEKYIPLANVNGGERFNIYNSLLSEYAVLGFEYGYALANPQALTVWEAQFGDFYNGAQIIVDQYLSSAETKWKRSNGLVMMLPHGMEGQGPEHSSGRIERFLELCANDNMIIANCTTPANYFHLLRRQLVRDFRKPLIVFTPKSLLRHPKVVSKLDNFTKENFHEVIDDTYAKPTTVKRVLFCSGKIYYDLLEKQQADKRTDVAIVRIEQLYPAPVDQLKAIRARYKKATEFIWVQEENENMGAWPYYCRIFNRTDLEFTEHISRSESGSPATGYMKKHAVQQEALINKSFE; encoded by the coding sequence ATGGACAAATTGACATTTTTGAGTAATGCCGATTCGAGTTATATCGACGGTTTATATCAATCTTACAAAGCTGACCCAAATTCCGTAGACTTTGGTTGGCAAAAGTTTTTTGAAGGATTTGACTTTGGTCAAACATCTGAAGGTGGTTCTGTTGAATCTGTAGAAGGTGTTTCAGACCACGCACTAAAAGAAATCAACGTACTAAACATGATCCATGGTTATAGAGACCGTGGACACCTTTTCACTCAAACGAACCCTGTTCGTGAACGTCGTAAATATTACCCTGGAAAAGAATTGGAAACATTCGGCTTATCAGAAGCTGATATGGATACCGTATTCAATGCTGGTGTAGAAGTAGGTTTAGGACCTGCAAAATTAAGAGACATCCGTCAGCTAATCGAAGATACCTATTGTAGCTCAATCGGCGCTGAATTTAAATACATCCGTAACCCAGAAAAAATTAAATGGTTGCAAGACCATATGGAAGCGGACAGAAATCAACCTCAATATGATGTTGATCAGAAAAAAAGAATTTTCAGAAAATTAAACAGAGCCGTTATTTTCGAGAGTTTCCTAGGAACGAAGTTCTTGGGACAAAAACGCTTCTCACTTGAAGGTGCTGAAAGTTTAATCCCTGCATTGGATTCTGTCATCGAAAAAGGTGCTAGCCTAGGAATTCAAGAATTCATGATCGGAATGGCACACCGTGGTCGTTTGAACGTATTGGCAAACATCATGGGAAAACCTTACAAAACAATATTCTCAGAATTCGAAGGTAAAATGTATGCTGAGGAAGATCCTGAATTACAATTTGGAGGGGATGTTAAATATCACTTAGGTTATTCTTCTGACGTAACTACCGAAGACGGAAAATCAATTCACCTTTCATTAGCACCAAACCCTTCACACCTGGAAACTGTTGACCCAATCGTAGAAGGTATAACACGTTCTAAAATCGACATGAAATACAATGGCGACTCTTCCAAGATCGCTCCTATCCTAATCCATGGTGATGCTGCTATCGCAGGACAAGGTATTGTATACGAGGTAACTCAGATGTCTAAACTTGAAGGATACCGTACTGGTGGTACAATCCATATCGTTATTAACAACCAAGTAGGGTTTACAACAAACTACAAAGATGCTCGCTCAGGAACCTACTGTACTGATGTAGCTAAGATTTCTTCATCCCCTGTATTCCATGTTAATGGGGACGATGCAGAAGCTGTGGTTTATGCCATCAACTTAGCCGTTGAATATCGCCAAAAATATAAAACCGACGTATACATTGATTTATTATGTTACCGTCGTTATGGTCACAATGAGGCTGACGAACCTAAGTTCACTCAACCATTGTTGTACAAAGCAATTGAAAAACACCCTAATCCAAAAGATGTATATGCTAAGAAATTAGTGGATGAAAAATCAATTGATCAAGAATACGCTAAAAACGTAGAAAAAGAATTTAAGGACTATCTTCAAGAGCAACTTGATATTGCCAAAAAAACCGACAAATTAGATGATGAAATCCCTATGTTCGGTGGGGCGTGGAAAGGATTGCACGCAGCGAAAAAAGCTGATATCTATGAAGAAGTAGACACAAAAGTTCCTGCTAAAGAATTCTTGAAATTAGCAAACGAGATCACAACACTACCAAAGGACAAAAAATTCTTCCGTAAGATTTCTAAATTGTTCGAAGATCGTGCTGCCATGGTTAAATATGACAACTACGATTGGGCAATGGGTGAATTAATGGCATATGCTACTCTATTGGATGAAGGAAAAAGAGTTCGTATCTCAGGCCAAGACGTGCAACGCGGTACTTTCTCACACCGTCATGCTGTCCTTACTTTGGAAGATTCTGAAGAAAAGTATATCCCATTGGCGAATGTTAATGGTGGTGAAAGATTCAATATCTATAATTCCCTGTTATCAGAATATGCTGTATTAGGATTTGAATACGGATATGCATTGGCAAATCCGCAAGCCCTAACAGTATGGGAAGCACAATTTGGTGACTTCTACAATGGTGCTCAAATCATCGTAGACCAATACCTTTCCAGTGCAGAAACTAAATGGAAAAGATCTAACGGTCTTGTCATGATGTTACCTCACGGTATGGAAGGTCAAGGACCAGAACACTCTTCAGGACGTATCGAGCGTTTCTTGGAACTATGTGCTAACGACAATATGATTATTGCAAACTGTACAACTCCAGCAAACTATTTCCACTTGTTGCGCCGTCAATTAGTGAGAGATTTCCGTAAACCATTGATCGTATTTACTCCGAAGAGTTTACTTCGTCATCCTAAAGTGGTATCTAAACTTGATAACTTCACAAAAGAAAACTTCCATGAAGTTATTGATGATACTTATGCAAAACCAACAACTGTAAAACGCGTGCTTTTCTGTTCTGGAAAGATTTATTACGACTTGTTAGAAAAACAACAAGCTGACAAGCGTACAGATGTTGCAATCGTAAGAATCGAACAATTATATCCAGCTCCAGTAGACCAATTGAAAGCAATCCGTGCGAGATACAAGAAAGCGACTGAATTCATTTGGGTACAAGAAGAAAACGAAAACATGGGTGCATGGCCTTATTACTGCCGTATCTTCAACAGAACTGATCTAGAGTTCACAGAACACATTTCACGTTCTGAAAGCGGAAGTCCTGCAACAGGCTACATGAAAAAACATGCAGTACAACAAGAAGCATTAATTAATAAATCATTTGAATAA
- a CDS encoding LTA synthase family protein yields the protein MKTVVKDLRGFFLYFAFWLLMSFIDRFIFLISFSDKVNFSNLKDILRIYFHGLPLDFSLVSYICVLPFLSYLVLNYYDNEILKRKLFKCYNFILIIIFQIITFSNVNIYREWGDKISKRALDAIAEDASGAAASAESTPILIPVLGIVLLTAGSYWLFLKIFNQVVFPKKLPVWKLAIHFFVGGFILFGFIRGGFGRAPLNPSKAYFSSNTFYNHAAVNTHYSLMREYFTRNQRMRSPYKYFATDAEARALLKSAFIENPDSSYNILKTTRPNVVVFVLESFVGDLIESMGGERGITPHFEELIREGVFFDQIYSASDRSDKGLVGLFSGFPAQGPESIIKYIDKHENMPAIGQEFFKAGYKTSFYHGGQSEFYNMKSYMLTHGVEHVVDIMNFNPLLPKTSWGIYDHIVLERMLEDLDKAEGPFFSSMFTLVNHEPFELKEYKFGKENNINKFKSTAYYTDQSIHDFIEIAKTKAWYKNTLFILVADHGHRLPAEKWDINMPQRFHIPLLFFGDVIKEEYRGKKIHHIGNQTDLAKTLLKQLNLPSDRYIWSRDLFNHSMPEVAFYNSKDAFGIVTPEEVISYDRVGNRVNFVSNEKYPQAKADSLLNIAKAYYQEVNEDFMKY from the coding sequence ATGAAGACTGTTGTCAAAGATTTAAGAGGCTTCTTTCTATACTTCGCCTTTTGGCTGTTGATGAGCTTCATAGATCGATTTATTTTCCTTATTTCCTTTTCAGACAAAGTAAATTTTTCTAATCTCAAAGATATCTTGAGAATATATTTCCATGGTCTTCCCTTGGATTTTTCGCTCGTATCCTATATTTGCGTTCTTCCATTTTTAAGCTATTTGGTTCTGAATTATTATGATAATGAAATTTTAAAGCGAAAACTCTTCAAGTGCTATAATTTTATTCTCATTATAATCTTCCAGATTATTACTTTTTCTAATGTAAATATTTATAGGGAATGGGGAGATAAGATTTCGAAACGTGCCCTTGATGCTATTGCAGAGGATGCTTCTGGAGCTGCTGCTTCAGCTGAATCAACTCCAATCTTAATACCTGTTTTAGGTATTGTGCTATTAACTGCTGGTTCTTATTGGTTATTCTTGAAGATCTTTAACCAAGTCGTTTTTCCAAAAAAACTACCTGTTTGGAAATTAGCGATTCATTTTTTTGTTGGCGGATTTATATTATTTGGGTTTATTCGTGGAGGTTTTGGTCGAGCACCATTGAATCCTAGTAAAGCCTATTTTTCGTCAAATACCTTTTATAATCATGCTGCGGTAAATACTCATTATTCTTTGATGCGGGAATATTTTACTCGAAATCAAAGGATGCGTTCTCCGTATAAATATTTTGCCACAGATGCTGAAGCAAGAGCGCTATTGAAATCAGCCTTTATTGAGAATCCTGATTCGTCCTATAATATCCTTAAGACTACCCGTCCGAATGTTGTAGTATTTGTTTTGGAGAGTTTTGTGGGCGATTTAATCGAATCTATGGGAGGTGAAAGGGGGATAACGCCTCATTTTGAAGAGCTGATACGAGAAGGTGTCTTTTTTGATCAGATATATTCTGCTTCAGACCGTTCTGACAAAGGATTGGTAGGATTGTTCAGTGGATTCCCGGCACAAGGGCCTGAAAGTATTATCAAATATATTGACAAACATGAAAACATGCCTGCTATTGGTCAGGAGTTTTTTAAGGCCGGCTACAAAACCTCTTTCTATCACGGTGGTCAGAGCGAGTTTTATAATATGAAATCCTATATGTTGACCCATGGGGTTGAGCATGTTGTTGATATTATGAACTTTAACCCTTTATTACCAAAGACTTCGTGGGGAATTTATGACCATATTGTACTTGAAAGAATGCTAGAGGATTTAGATAAAGCAGAAGGTCCCTTTTTCAGCAGTATGTTCACTTTGGTGAACCATGAGCCCTTTGAACTTAAAGAATATAAATTTGGTAAAGAAAATAATATAAATAAGTTTAAGAGTACAGCTTATTATACAGATCAATCGATTCATGATTTTATAGAGATTGCCAAGACAAAGGCATGGTATAAAAACACCCTTTTTATTCTTGTTGCAGACCATGGTCATCGATTACCTGCTGAGAAATGGGATATTAATATGCCGCAACGTTTTCATATTCCTTTATTATTCTTTGGTGATGTCATAAAAGAGGAATATAGGGGCAAGAAAATACATCATATTGGGAATCAGACTGATCTGGCGAAGACTCTGTTGAAGCAATTGAATCTACCTTCGGACCGTTATATCTGGAGTCGGGATCTATTTAACCATAGTATGCCTGAGGTTGCTTTCTACAATTCCAAAGATGCGTTTGGAATAGTTACGCCGGAAGAGGTAATATCCTATGACCGTGTTGGAAATAGGGTTAATTTTGTGTCCAATGAAAAATATCCTCAAGCTAAGGCAGATAGTCTATTAAATATTGCCAAAGCTTATTACCAAGAGGTAAATGAAGATTTTATGAAATACTAA